One Dysosmobacter welbionis DNA segment encodes these proteins:
- a CDS encoding NAD(P)H-dependent oxidoreductase — MIGISEELTVIRPGGALSPRCAGVLEAALVGRQAEVLSRLEGPLTGRRLLFVVSLDEGGVNRGFYDLLAHLRTHPNCLDRCVGSVLVDAPGDLYTKAAGRDLVLAANLAGCAFVGRPLVEGTGDLRNFTVQARNAGCSLEAAYHLATADLVERVLAFSRPRLERPKLLALHASSRATSNTLALWGLVRTRLEERCDITEICLRNGTLEDCAGCPYTTCLHFGEQGGCFYGGVMVQEVYPAIREADALVLLCPNYNDALSANLTAAINRLTALYRTTSFADKAVFAIVVSGYSGGDIVACQAAGAMNMNKGFWLPANFCLLETANDKGEALALPGIQDRADRFAENMLCQLAY, encoded by the coding sequence TGCTATCCCGCCTGGAGGGTCCGCTGACGGGACGGCGGCTCCTGTTTGTCGTCTCCCTGGATGAGGGCGGCGTGAACCGCGGGTTCTATGACCTGCTGGCCCATCTCCGCACCCATCCAAACTGCCTGGACCGCTGCGTGGGGAGCGTGCTGGTGGACGCCCCCGGCGATCTGTACACCAAGGCAGCGGGCCGGGACCTGGTGCTGGCCGCCAACCTTGCGGGCTGCGCCTTTGTGGGTCGCCCTCTGGTGGAAGGCACTGGCGATCTGCGGAACTTCACGGTCCAGGCCCGAAACGCTGGCTGTTCTTTGGAAGCGGCCTACCATCTGGCGACGGCGGATCTGGTGGAGCGGGTGCTGGCCTTCTCCCGCCCCCGGCTGGAGCGGCCGAAGCTGCTGGCCCTCCACGCCTCCAGCCGGGCCACCTCCAACACCCTGGCCCTGTGGGGGCTGGTGCGGACCCGGCTGGAGGAACGCTGTGACATCACGGAGATCTGCCTGCGGAACGGCACGCTGGAGGACTGTGCCGGCTGCCCCTACACCACCTGCCTCCACTTCGGAGAACAGGGCGGGTGCTTCTACGGCGGCGTCATGGTCCAGGAGGTCTACCCCGCCATCCGGGAGGCGGACGCGCTGGTGCTGCTGTGCCCCAATTACAACGACGCTCTGTCCGCCAACCTGACGGCAGCCATCAACCGGCTGACGGCCCTGTACCGCACCACCTCCTTTGCGGACAAGGCGGTGTTCGCCATCGTGGTGTCCGGCTACTCCGGCGGTGACATCGTGGCCTGTCAGGCGGCGGGAGCCATGAACATGAACAAGGGCTTCTGGCTGCCGGCGAACTTCTGCCTGCTGGAGACCGCCAACGACAAGGGCGAGGCCCTGGCCCTGCCGGGGATTCAGGACCGGGCGGATCGGTTCGCGGAGAATATGTTATGTCAGCTTGCATACTAG
- a CDS encoding permease prefix domain 1-containing protein encodes MDRRDYTDRVLSSLRRVTEKEREAIRSELDGHIEDHMEALRELGYDEELAEERAIAAMGEPDEVGRELNRQYTGWGWVLVSRAAVVLTVVLCAQALLALGILGMVIDSISARIYPNEPSAYTAVAATERLDIRIPVGNDILRVYRISIGQADDTPGVWEAEVQLCAYDRIPGGIVSRRLMEQTWLETPGGRRDPPKGSGRGNWRVEYGSCYVRLSPEDTYVVLRFEAFDEQIRLELPLPEQEGL; translated from the coding sequence ATGGACAGGCGGGATTATACGGACCGGGTGCTTTCGTCCCTGCGCCGTGTGACGGAGAAGGAGCGGGAGGCCATTCGGTCGGAGCTGGACGGCCACATCGAGGACCACATGGAGGCCCTGCGGGAGCTGGGGTATGACGAGGAGCTGGCAGAAGAGCGGGCCATCGCCGCCATGGGAGAGCCAGATGAGGTGGGACGGGAGCTGAACAGGCAATACACCGGCTGGGGCTGGGTGCTGGTGAGCCGGGCGGCGGTGGTGCTGACAGTGGTGCTGTGCGCTCAGGCTCTGCTGGCCCTGGGAATATTGGGGATGGTTATTGATAGCATCTCCGCCCGTATTTATCCGAATGAACCGTCTGCATATACCGCTGTGGCAGCAACGGAGCGGTTGGATATCCGCATTCCAGTTGGAAACGACATCCTGCGGGTTTACCGGATCAGCATAGGGCAGGCGGATGATACCCCAGGTGTGTGGGAGGCGGAAGTTCAGCTGTGTGCGTATGATCGAATTCCCGGCGGCATTGTGTCCAGACGGCTGATGGAGCAAACCTGGCTGGAAACGCCGGGAGGAAGGAGAGACCCTCCGAAGGGAAGCGGACGGGGAAACTGGAGGGTAGAATATGGCTCCTGCTATGTGCGCCTCTCCCCGGAGGATACATACGTCGTACTGCGCTTTGAGGCATTTGACGAGCAGATCCGTCTGGAACTGCCCCTGCCGGAACAGGAGGGATTATGA
- a CDS encoding PadR family transcriptional regulator, translating into MAKKQTMDHAQLLVLSLLAGEDMYGYQMIVELARRSDHTFEMKEGTLYPVLHGLERDGAVEAYQQEAPTGRMRKYYRLTRRGAAVLREEAAAWQTYSGAVNAVLQACPGLDPA; encoded by the coding sequence ATGGCAAAAAAGCAGACCATGGACCACGCCCAGCTGCTGGTGCTGTCCCTGCTGGCGGGGGAGGATATGTACGGTTACCAGATGATCGTGGAGCTGGCCCGCAGATCCGACCACACCTTTGAGATGAAGGAGGGGACGCTGTACCCGGTGCTCCACGGCCTGGAGCGGGACGGGGCGGTGGAGGCGTATCAGCAGGAGGCCCCCACCGGCCGGATGCGGAAATACTACCGCCTTACCCGCCGGGGGGCGGCGGTGCTGCGGGAGGAGGCTGCCGCCTGGCAGACCTACTCCGGCGCGGTGAATGCGGTGCTCCAGGCCTGTCCGGGGCTGGACCCGGCATGA
- a CDS encoding DUF3298 and DUF4163 domain-containing protein codes for MKRMIALLLLLCMLTACAAPVPETEEPTAASQEIAVPEQKQPDSGTMTGAATFTQAASEPLTYTVVLKTLEDSAAAADGTTLAVRSYELPEMTVTLPDGTVLTEAASPAETAALERAEAFNSRFRDWAGADGFDEVTAWAEEELAFRTESGGNWTPYTLELDCSVYQTEQMVCIQAEYYSYTGGAHPNTVLLAWNFDLMTGQFFAPEILAADGQIFLDAVRDEIIRQIDMTPEAAVEAGYWEDYQDIAANWSSYAVSFNEEGMTVAFSPYEIACYAMGPQEFRLSYEQLAPHLNSHGRDLLGIGKN; via the coding sequence ATGAAACGGATGATCGCCCTGCTTTTGCTGCTGTGTATGCTGACAGCCTGCGCAGCCCCCGTTCCGGAGACGGAGGAGCCCACGGCTGCATCGCAGGAGATTGCCGTCCCGGAACAGAAGCAGCCGGACAGCGGCACGATGACGGGCGCGGCCACCTTCACTCAGGCTGCATCCGAGCCCTTGACCTACACGGTGGTTCTGAAGACGCTGGAGGACAGCGCCGCGGCGGCGGACGGCACGACTTTGGCTGTGCGCTCCTATGAGCTTCCGGAGATGACCGTGACCCTGCCGGACGGCACTGTGCTGACGGAGGCGGCCTCCCCGGCGGAGACGGCGGCCCTGGAGAGGGCGGAGGCCTTCAACAGCCGGTTCCGCGACTGGGCCGGGGCGGATGGCTTTGACGAGGTGACGGCTTGGGCAGAGGAGGAGCTGGCCTTTCGGACGGAGTCCGGTGGGAATTGGACACCCTACACGCTGGAGCTGGACTGTTCTGTCTATCAGACGGAGCAGATGGTGTGCATCCAGGCGGAGTATTACAGCTATACCGGCGGGGCCCACCCCAACACGGTACTGCTGGCCTGGAACTTCGACCTGATGACGGGCCAGTTCTTCGCGCCTGAGATTCTGGCAGCGGACGGGCAGATATTTCTGGACGCGGTCCGGGACGAGATCATCCGCCAGATCGACATGACGCCGGAAGCCGCCGTGGAGGCCGGCTACTGGGAGGACTATCAGGACATTGCCGCAAACTGGAGCAGCTACGCGGTCTCCTTCAATGAGGAGGGGATGACAGTGGCCTTCTCCCCCTATGAGATTGCCTGTTACGCCATGGGGCCGCAGGAGTTCCGGCTGTCCTACGAGCAGCTGGCGCCGCATTTGAACAGCCATGGCCGGGATCTGCTGGGGATCGGGAAGAATTGA